A part of Pirellulaceae bacterium genomic DNA contains:
- a CDS encoding trypsin-like peptidase domain-containing protein, which produces MSRFRRLTCFSAYAIACALMASCSLPCSAQITLQPGADQQADIAWGPSSADSSSSRRQRSVSRNVLPEPMVQPLAELPVPGGLSLQLRGNDPSRTTASGSATDNRDQEFESIVREAEALDRQLGLIRRIVRFAGPSIVHIEASKKSGAGKGFASSRIDEAGAGVIVDLPGGQYVLTNRHVVHPAELSSIRLELNDGTSLRPSGIWADPATDVAVLKLDGNSFTAARLGDSDRMGIGDFVLAVGSPFGLSHSVTYGILSARGRRNLELGSKEIEVQDFFQTDAAINPGNSGGPLLNLRGEVIAINTAIASNSGGNEGIGFSIPINMAMVVAEQLVRRGSMRRSYLGVQLEVNFGSQAAQDIGLPLGRGALVKSVLPSSPAARAGIQVGDVILEFNGRAVENDGHLVKMVSLTPAGSQAELSLFRKGAVHKVSALLQPSPE; this is translated from the coding sequence ATGTCAAGATTTCGTCGGCTCACTTGCTTCAGCGCTTACGCAATAGCCTGCGCACTGATGGCCAGTTGCAGCTTGCCTTGCTCGGCACAGATCACGTTGCAACCGGGCGCGGACCAGCAGGCAGACATTGCCTGGGGCCCGTCGTCGGCCGATAGCTCCTCGTCGCGCCGTCAGCGCTCGGTGTCCCGCAATGTGCTGCCCGAGCCCATGGTGCAGCCGCTTGCCGAGTTGCCCGTACCAGGTGGTTTGTCCCTCCAACTGCGGGGCAATGACCCCAGCAGAACGACTGCCAGCGGATCTGCCACCGACAATCGCGACCAAGAATTTGAATCCATAGTTCGCGAGGCTGAGGCACTGGATCGCCAGCTAGGCTTGATCCGTCGCATTGTACGGTTTGCTGGCCCCAGCATCGTGCACATTGAGGCCAGCAAGAAGTCGGGGGCCGGCAAGGGCTTTGCTAGCAGTCGCATCGACGAAGCCGGTGCCGGGGTCATTGTGGATTTGCCGGGCGGTCAGTATGTGCTGACCAACCGTCACGTGGTGCACCCGGCAGAGCTGTCATCGATACGGCTTGAGCTAAACGACGGTACATCGTTGCGTCCATCAGGCATTTGGGCTGATCCTGCCACCGACGTGGCGGTGCTGAAGTTGGATGGCAATTCATTCACGGCAGCGCGACTGGGCGATAGCGACCGGATGGGTATTGGCGACTTTGTGTTGGCTGTCGGTAGTCCGTTTGGACTCAGTCATAGTGTGACCTACGGGATCCTGAGTGCGCGCGGGCGGCGCAATTTGGAACTGGGCTCGAAGGAGATTGAAGTCCAGGATTTTTTTCAGACCGATGCGGCCATCAACCCCGGTAACAGTGGCGGCCCATTGCTTAATTTGCGCGGCGAAGTCATCGCCATCAATACAGCCATCGCCAGCAACTCGGGTGGTAACGAAGGTATTGGATTCTCGATCCCCATCAACATGGCGATGGTTGTCGCCGAACAGTTGGTTCGTCGCGGCTCGATGCGCCGCAGCTATCTAGGGGTGCAGTTGGAAGTCAATTTCGGTTCTCAAGCAGCGCAAGATATCGGGCTTCCGCTGGGCCGCGGTGCACTTGTAAAATCGGTTCTGCCCAGTTCGCCAGCAGCACGTGCAGGAATTCAGGTAGGCGATGTTATTTTGGAGTTCAATGGCCGAGCTGTCGAGAATGATGGCCACCTAGTCAAGATGGTCAGTCTGACACCGGCCGGCAGTCAAGCGGAATTGTCCCTGTTCCGCAAAGGTGCGGTCCACAAGGTTTCCGCCTTGCTGCAACCTAGCCCTGAATAG
- a CDS encoding Gfo/Idh/MocA family oxidoreductase encodes MGLVGGGQGSFIGRVHSIAACLDNRASLVAGAFSSDPARSHASAADYDVCKNRAYGSYREMFEKEKSLPADQRIDFVSVTTPNHTHYEISKAALEAGFHVVCDKPMTFDLAQAEDLAATVAASGLVFAVTHNYTGYPLVRQARQMILAGELGEIQAIRSNYIQGWLRTRLEDADQKQAAWRTDPARSGAAGCFGDIATHAYNLGRYMTGLRPTEISAHLRVFEPGRKLDDYGTAIIKFENGCLGTVTASQISHGRENDLFIEIDGTRAALQWRQEDPNLLIVRQNGQPHRLYTRDPNAAHMAGSGAAACRLPSGHPEGFFEGFANVYTAAFDAMLAHSQGQAVEQRDTVYPNVLDGVEGMLFIQQSVASSQQAGAWLPFSYALARR; translated from the coding sequence ATGGGATTGGTGGGAGGAGGACAGGGATCGTTTATCGGACGCGTGCACTCGATTGCTGCCTGCCTGGACAACCGCGCTAGCTTGGTGGCCGGGGCATTTTCCAGCGACCCGGCGCGCAGCCACGCGTCCGCCGCTGACTACGATGTATGCAAGAATCGCGCGTACGGTTCCTACCGCGAGATGTTCGAAAAGGAGAAATCGCTGCCCGCGGACCAGCGCATCGACTTTGTCAGCGTGACGACTCCCAATCACACGCACTACGAAATCTCCAAGGCTGCTTTGGAAGCAGGTTTTCATGTGGTGTGCGACAAGCCCATGACGTTCGACTTGGCGCAAGCGGAGGACCTGGCAGCCACGGTGGCTGCTAGCGGTTTGGTGTTTGCCGTGACGCACAACTACACGGGATATCCCCTGGTTCGCCAGGCACGTCAAATGATATTGGCCGGCGAACTGGGCGAGATTCAAGCGATTCGCTCCAATTACATTCAAGGCTGGCTGCGCACGCGGCTCGAAGACGCGGATCAAAAACAGGCCGCCTGGAGAACGGATCCAGCGCGAAGTGGCGCCGCCGGTTGCTTCGGCGACATTGCGACTCATGCCTATAATCTTGGACGGTATATGACTGGGTTGCGGCCAACGGAGATCTCGGCTCACTTACGAGTCTTTGAACCTGGACGCAAGCTGGACGATTACGGTACAGCGATTATCAAGTTCGAAAATGGTTGCTTAGGCACCGTCACCGCGTCGCAAATCAGTCACGGTCGCGAAAACGATTTGTTCATCGAAATTGATGGCACGCGGGCTGCGTTGCAGTGGCGACAGGAGGATCCCAACCTGCTTATTGTCCGGCAGAACGGCCAGCCTCATCGGTTGTACACGCGCGATCCCAACGCTGCGCACATGGCCGGTAGCGGGGCAGCCGCCTGCCGATTGCCCAGCGGACACCCGGAAGGATTTTTCGAGGGGTTTGCCAACGTCTACACTGCCGCTTTTGATGCCATGCTGGCGCACAGCCAAGGTCAGGCCGTCGAGCAGAGAGATACGGTCTATCCCAATGTACTGGATGGCGTTGAAGGTATGCTGTTTATCCAACAGTCGGTGGCCAGCAGCCAGCAGGCTGGCGCATGGCTGCCATTTAGCTATGCTTTAGCTCGTCGTTGA
- a CDS encoding prephenate dehydrogenase/arogenate dehydrogenase family protein, whose protein sequence is MTQYNRAVIIGVGLLGGSIGLALRRRQLARTVVGLGHRPQTLQTALELGAIDCVCSDIQTACKAADLIIVCTPVQAIVNYVQQALKCELSDNCLITDVGSTKANICKSLRSASARFCGSHPIAGSEKSGVRFAREDLLVDRLTIVTPDSNTPPELARQSELLWQSLGSRTVVMSPDQHDQALAHVSHLPHIVASALAAITDQQLLPLVGSGWCDTTRVAAGNVELWQQIISENRQPVQQAMRVYARSLEQWIGAIERGDTEQLVELLQAGKTRRDSVVGSRETSGD, encoded by the coding sequence ATGACGCAGTACAATCGCGCCGTAATCATCGGAGTTGGGCTACTAGGCGGCTCCATCGGCTTGGCCCTGCGCCGCAGACAGCTGGCGCGGACTGTTGTCGGACTTGGGCATCGCCCGCAAACCTTGCAAACGGCGCTCGAGCTGGGAGCCATCGACTGTGTGTGCAGCGACATTCAGACTGCTTGCAAAGCTGCCGACTTAATCATTGTGTGCACCCCAGTTCAGGCCATTGTCAACTATGTGCAGCAGGCCTTGAAGTGCGAGCTGTCAGACAACTGTTTGATTACTGACGTTGGCAGTACTAAAGCCAATATTTGCAAATCGCTCCGTTCGGCCAGCGCTCGGTTTTGTGGCTCACACCCCATTGCGGGCAGCGAAAAGAGTGGCGTGCGATTTGCTAGGGAGGATTTGTTGGTTGATCGACTGACCATCGTTACCCCAGATTCCAATACGCCACCCGAGTTGGCCCGGCAATCTGAGTTGCTGTGGCAGTCACTAGGAAGTCGCACGGTAGTAATGAGCCCGGATCAGCACGACCAGGCCCTGGCCCACGTTAGCCACCTGCCGCACATCGTCGCCTCGGCGCTGGCAGCCATCACGGATCAGCAATTGCTACCGCTGGTCGGCTCGGGGTGGTGCGATACGACCCGCGTCGCCGCTGGAAATGTTGAATTGTGGCAGCAAATCATCAGTGAGAATCGGCAGCCTGTTCAGCAAGCCATGCGAGTTTACGCTCGCTCACTTGAGCAGTGGATCGGCGCAATCGAGCGCGGCGATACCGAGCAGTTAGTCGAGTTGTTGCAGGCGGGCAAGACCCGACGCGACAGCGTCGTCGGTTCACGCGAAACATCGGGTGATTGA
- the purL gene encoding phosphoribosylformylglycinamidine synthase subunit PurL gives MIWQIEILPAPGQPDVVGQGLQAEARDLGLDAHLSISAAHGFLLQGQLDRTLAQQAASSLLSDAIVESTTIAQVGDPVMAESRNGLSQLVHVLLRPGVMDPVAISSLQALQDMSLPVDFVATYRKYWLSDLTPQQSQRLIQKLLSNDSIERVVLGPLELRSLDVGSQYDFRLRTVAISTLNEQELLQLSKQGQLYLTLPEMQTIQRHFAELGREPTDIELETIAQTWSEHCSHKTLAGRIAYTDEIGTRQFDNMLKETIFKATQTIRAQLGADDWCVKVFSDNAGVVRFDDDYHVVFKVETHNHPSAIEPYGGANTGIGGVIRDPMGTGLGAKPFCNTDVFCFAPPDVDPAALPPGVLHPRRVMKGVVSGVRDYGNRMGIPTVGGAVYFDSRYLGNPLVYCGNAGLLPIDKVDKKAQPGDWIVTVGGRTGRDGIHGATFSSAELTSESESISGGAVQIGNAVTEKMVLDVLMQARDEALYSAVTDCGAGGFSSAVGEMGEHVGAEVWLERAPLKYQGLSYTEIWISEAQERMILAVPPGKLDRMQELCAAEGVEATVIGQFVDSGRLRLCYDGHEVGNLGMEFLHGGRPPVVRQAAYLPPASIIAHVPDLDQQQCQSSLLSILGSLNVASKHWIIRQYDHEVQGGSAIKPLVGPACQAPSDAAVVRPRLDSQRGVVLSCGMNPNYGDFDPYHMAASAIDEAVRNAVAVGADPRRIAILDNFCWGNTDRPETLGTLVRAALACHDVAIAWQTPFISGKDSLNNEFTWINSAGERQTIAIPSTLLISALGQVSDVRQCVTMDLKQAGNRLYLIGNSRCEFGGSHLFQILKLVGGQVPQVDLSQARATFHALHASIVNGHVRACHDLSEGGLAVALAEMSFGGQLGIDVDITQAVRDANLSPVELLFAESNSRFVVEVAPEFEEAFQQQMHGIPLWLLGQVAANDRCLIRSAQRMLIDLPWSELLTAWRTPLDWA, from the coding sequence ATGATTTGGCAGATTGAAATCCTTCCAGCACCTGGTCAGCCCGATGTTGTCGGCCAGGGACTTCAAGCTGAAGCACGCGATCTGGGACTCGATGCCCACTTGTCCATCTCGGCCGCTCACGGCTTTCTACTGCAAGGTCAACTAGACCGGACACTGGCCCAGCAAGCCGCCAGTTCGCTTTTGTCTGACGCCATTGTCGAATCGACTACAATCGCCCAAGTTGGCGATCCCGTGATGGCCGAGTCCCGCAACGGCTTGAGCCAATTGGTGCATGTGTTGCTGCGCCCAGGTGTCATGGATCCGGTGGCGATCAGCTCGCTGCAGGCCCTGCAAGATATGAGCTTGCCAGTCGACTTTGTGGCCACCTACCGTAAGTACTGGCTCAGTGACCTCACGCCTCAACAATCGCAGAGGCTCATTCAAAAGCTTCTGTCCAACGATTCCATCGAACGTGTGGTGCTCGGCCCGCTCGAGCTACGTAGCTTGGATGTCGGCTCTCAGTACGACTTCCGCTTGCGCACGGTTGCGATTTCTACCTTGAATGAGCAGGAATTGCTGCAGCTCAGCAAGCAGGGACAGCTCTACTTGACCTTGCCCGAAATGCAGACGATCCAGCGGCATTTCGCAGAGCTAGGCCGCGAGCCAACGGATATCGAGCTGGAAACAATTGCGCAAACCTGGAGCGAACATTGCAGCCACAAGACGTTGGCTGGGCGCATCGCTTACACCGATGAAATTGGTACGCGACAATTCGACAATATGCTCAAAGAGACCATTTTCAAGGCCACTCAAACGATTCGCGCTCAATTGGGCGCAGACGATTGGTGCGTGAAGGTCTTTTCGGATAACGCGGGTGTCGTACGCTTTGACGACGATTATCATGTGGTCTTCAAAGTCGAAACGCACAATCATCCCAGCGCCATTGAGCCCTATGGCGGAGCGAACACCGGTATTGGAGGTGTGATCCGTGATCCGATGGGCACGGGACTGGGTGCCAAACCGTTTTGTAATACCGACGTCTTCTGCTTTGCACCACCTGACGTCGATCCCGCCGCGCTGCCTCCCGGTGTTTTGCATCCGCGCCGCGTCATGAAAGGAGTGGTTTCCGGCGTACGAGATTATGGCAATCGCATGGGTATCCCTACCGTGGGCGGTGCGGTCTACTTTGATTCCCGGTACCTTGGTAATCCGTTGGTCTATTGCGGAAACGCGGGACTGTTGCCGATTGATAAAGTTGACAAGAAAGCTCAGCCCGGTGATTGGATTGTGACTGTCGGCGGACGCACAGGACGCGACGGCATTCATGGCGCTACGTTCAGCAGCGCCGAATTGACTAGCGAAAGCGAGTCGATCTCGGGTGGGGCCGTCCAGATCGGCAATGCGGTCACCGAGAAGATGGTGTTGGATGTTCTCATGCAAGCCCGCGACGAAGCGCTGTATAGCGCTGTGACCGATTGCGGTGCCGGTGGCTTTAGCAGTGCCGTGGGCGAAATGGGCGAGCACGTTGGAGCAGAGGTGTGGCTCGAGCGAGCGCCGCTGAAGTATCAAGGCCTGAGCTACACCGAGATTTGGATTAGCGAAGCACAGGAGCGCATGATCCTGGCCGTACCTCCCGGCAAATTGGATCGCATGCAAGAACTATGCGCGGCGGAAGGCGTCGAGGCGACTGTGATTGGCCAATTTGTCGATTCGGGCCGCTTGCGACTGTGTTACGATGGCCACGAGGTGGGCAATCTAGGAATGGAGTTTCTACACGGCGGCCGACCACCCGTGGTCCGTCAAGCCGCCTATCTACCTCCGGCATCCATCATCGCGCACGTTCCCGATCTGGATCAACAGCAGTGCCAGAGTAGCCTGCTGAGCATTCTCGGTTCACTGAATGTGGCCAGTAAGCACTGGATCATTCGCCAGTATGACCACGAGGTGCAGGGCGGCAGCGCCATCAAACCGTTGGTGGGTCCGGCTTGCCAGGCGCCTAGCGATGCCGCCGTCGTACGACCGCGATTGGACAGCCAGCGAGGCGTCGTGCTCAGTTGCGGCATGAATCCCAACTACGGCGATTTTGACCCGTATCACATGGCCGCCAGTGCGATTGACGAAGCGGTTCGCAACGCGGTGGCAGTGGGGGCCGATCCCCGTCGCATCGCGATCCTGGACAACTTTTGTTGGGGCAATACCGATCGTCCTGAAACGCTGGGAACGCTAGTTCGCGCGGCGCTGGCTTGCCATGATGTGGCCATTGCCTGGCAAACGCCGTTTATCAGCGGCAAAGATAGCCTGAACAACGAATTCACGTGGATTAATTCTGCAGGCGAGCGTCAAACGATCGCTATCCCCAGTACGCTACTGATTAGCGCGCTCGGCCAAGTGAGTGACGTGCGCCAGTGCGTGACGATGGATTTGAAACAAGCCGGCAATCGACTGTACCTGATCGGCAACAGTCGCTGCGAGTTTGGCGGATCACATCTGTTTCAGATCTTGAAACTGGTTGGTGGTCAAGTGCCGCAAGTTGATCTGTCGCAGGCGCGTGCTACTTTCCATGCGCTGCACGCCAGCATCGTCAATGGCCATGTTCGTGCATGCCATGACCTCAGCGAAGGTGGACTAGCAGTAGCTCTGGCGGAAATGTCCTTCGGCGGGCAACTGGGAATTGATGTTGACATTACTCAAGCCGTCCGCGACGCCAATTTGAGTCCCGTCGAACTGTTGTTTGCAGAGAGCAACAGTCGCTTTGTTGTCGAAGTGGCACCGGAATTTGAAGAAGCCTTTCAGCAACAGATGCATGGAATACCACTGTGGCTGCTTGGCCAAGTGGCGGCAAACGACCGCTGCCTGATTCGTTCCGCCCAGCGAATGCTCATCGACCTACCCTGGTCTGAGCTGTTGACCGCTTGGCGCACGCCCCTCGATTGGGCTTAG
- a CDS encoding glycosyltransferase: protein MPATEISSNLTPFSPFVPTADAAPVELTVQAVPHIGKVLHVINGEHFSGAERVQQLLGKCLGDFGVQSEFVCLKPGKFPSLCGLEPDRVTSIPMRGRADLRVVHQLAEKVCAQEFDLLHAHTPRSALITALVAKRTGRPWCYHVHSPTSRDSTRGLVNRLNDWIERYSIRSCTRLLTVSRSLRREMLRLGVPRQRLSVVPNGVPAIQPIDSHARLDRQRWRLGLIALMRPRKGVEVALEAMAEIKRRDLPIELELIGGFESDQYRNQIQAHIDSWGLDGNVTWTGFTSDIASAIRRLDALLLPSLFGEGMPMVVLEALAAAVPVIATRVEGTPEVVRDGTEGLLAEPCDATSLTAKIIQMVSDRRRWQEMSRAALERHRQNYTDRIMAQRVAQVYASILGHAQR, encoded by the coding sequence ATGCCCGCGACCGAGATCTCCTCCAACCTGACACCATTCTCACCGTTTGTGCCCACTGCCGATGCAGCTCCGGTCGAGCTGACGGTGCAGGCCGTGCCGCATATCGGGAAAGTCCTGCACGTGATCAACGGCGAGCATTTTTCGGGGGCGGAGCGCGTGCAGCAATTGCTTGGGAAGTGCTTAGGAGATTTTGGCGTTCAGTCCGAGTTTGTCTGCCTTAAGCCGGGAAAGTTTCCGTCGCTGTGTGGGTTGGAGCCTGATCGCGTTACCTCGATACCCATGCGCGGGCGCGCGGATCTGCGAGTCGTCCATCAATTGGCTGAAAAAGTGTGCGCGCAGGAGTTCGATCTACTGCACGCCCACACACCACGATCGGCGTTGATCACGGCGCTGGTGGCTAAACGCACGGGTCGGCCCTGGTGTTACCATGTTCACAGCCCGACTTCGCGTGACAGCACGCGCGGGCTGGTCAATCGTCTCAATGATTGGATCGAGCGCTACTCAATTCGATCTTGCACACGATTGCTGACAGTCAGTCGCAGTCTGCGCCGCGAAATGCTGCGACTGGGAGTTCCCAGACAGCGATTGAGTGTGGTACCTAACGGCGTGCCGGCCATCCAGCCCATCGACTCCCATGCGCGTCTGGATCGACAACGCTGGCGCTTGGGACTGATCGCACTCATGCGACCGCGCAAAGGCGTTGAAGTAGCGCTTGAAGCGATGGCCGAGATCAAGCGGCGCGATCTGCCGATTGAACTGGAATTGATCGGCGGCTTCGAAAGCGACCAGTATCGCAATCAAATCCAGGCCCACATCGACTCTTGGGGATTGGATGGTAACGTCACTTGGACTGGCTTTACCAGCGACATCGCCAGCGCAATACGCCGCTTGGACGCGCTACTGCTGCCCAGCTTGTTCGGTGAAGGTATGCCCATGGTCGTACTCGAAGCGCTGGCTGCCGCCGTGCCGGTCATTGCGACTCGAGTTGAAGGCACGCCAGAAGTTGTTCGTGATGGCACAGAAGGGCTGTTAGCTGAACCGTGCGACGCAACGAGTCTAACAGCGAAAATCATCCAGATGGTCAGCGATCGACGGCGCTGGCAGGAGATGAGCCGCGCGGCGTTGGAGCGTCACCGCCAAAACTATACCGACCGCATCATGGCCCAGCGCGTTGCCCAAGTCTACGCCTCGATCCTTGGGCATGCCCAGCGCTGA
- a CDS encoding alpha/beta hydrolase: protein MNHSNELKVQIPGTGGPLRGSLLTPPSAQPTAAVLICNATGVPARYYLHFARWLAAERGMAALAWDYRDFGESGHPRRSRATLADWGIDDAATARRWLAGRFPGIPIWIVGHSLGGLAMPFQPELEAVDRVITVAAGPVHLSDHPWRHKVLIGSIWHGHGPLLTAMLGHFPGTRLGFGADIPGPAYWQWRRWCSRRGSVMADRTLPPLASDRLRAPVTLVAFSDDPLVPPPAVWRLADLLPQAPVTRRLIRPEEHGLKSIGHVGAFAPRCRSVWPALVEA, encoded by the coding sequence ATGAATCACTCGAACGAGTTAAAAGTACAAATTCCTGGAACCGGTGGTCCGCTGCGCGGTAGCTTGTTGACTCCACCGTCTGCGCAGCCCACAGCGGCCGTCCTGATTTGCAACGCAACTGGGGTACCGGCTCGGTATTATCTGCATTTCGCTCGCTGGCTGGCGGCAGAACGCGGGATGGCGGCGTTGGCTTGGGACTATCGCGACTTTGGTGAATCCGGACACCCGCGACGATCGCGAGCAACCTTGGCCGATTGGGGTATTGACGATGCCGCCACGGCTCGACGCTGGCTGGCCGGCCGTTTTCCTGGAATCCCAATATGGATTGTGGGACATTCGTTGGGGGGATTGGCCATGCCGTTTCAACCCGAGCTGGAGGCTGTCGACCGAGTGATCACGGTTGCCGCTGGGCCGGTACATTTAAGCGATCACCCCTGGCGGCACAAGGTTTTAATCGGTTCAATCTGGCATGGCCACGGTCCATTGTTAACCGCCATGCTGGGGCATTTTCCAGGAACGCGATTGGGGTTTGGCGCAGATATTCCTGGTCCCGCCTATTGGCAGTGGCGGCGGTGGTGCAGTCGCCGGGGTTCCGTAATGGCCGATCGAACTCTGCCTCCACTGGCCAGTGATCGCTTGCGAGCCCCGGTGACGCTGGTAGCATTTTCGGATGATCCACTGGTTCCCCCCCCAGCAGTCTGGCGACTGGCCGACCTGCTACCGCAAGCTCCGGTGACTCGCCGATTAATTCGCCCAGAAGAGCATGGCCTGAAGAGTATTGGTCACGTGGGGGCTTTCGCGCCGCGTTGCCGGAGTGTGTGGCCGGCCCTTGTTGAGGCGTAA
- a CDS encoding tetratricopeptide repeat protein has product MVWYEVDVGKKTNRSNSTQPSVLSSKFGESRQSRSDSVPSASSSPNEFRATFWWSRPWILCAVLAVGTLAAYWPATQAEFLPFDDQEYIFRNPQVFDGFSRDSIVWAFTKVHISNWHPLTWLSHMLDSEMFGVQPGGHHAMSILWHVANVMLLFIVLTKLTDKALPSFAVAALFAVHPTHVEAVAWVAQRKTLISTFFILLSIWTYFNYVRHKSWRWYAASLLLFALSLLSKQTFVTMPGLLVLLDFWPIRRGLDNAGAQHSSLIKMIQDALRFLPDKLPFAALGVAAALVTVLAQTDAIQSLESLPVPLRLSNVCVAYVRYLAGIFWPAKLSIYYTFHAEDLTTVRIAGAVLLILILSGGALWLRNRLPQLVTGWFWFLVSMLPVIGIIHVGSQSMADRYLYNASLGIFLAVVWMVADWLAKIERHRPLWIRSTMCVAMAGIMALAVLTYQRTRQWRTVEGTFGEAIQHDPTNWLAHCLLAEWAIEKREFEKAIPHAQQALDELELPRFYVMYSVASRELDDRPGAIEKLQRALELEPDDALASSLLAVNFLELERNDEAEAMRILAEEKIQLPANQAHPRIPALALRNCGNVLLQFNRPAEAMERFLAALKWDPREPLLIHDLARTELRLDRVQPAIDRLTEYLHREPKDAAARALLATAYKQAGDRGRAEELLREALQLDPEDTFATLQLTDMLVQAGKIEQADKMLRETLDKQLRRPISRDSKHWIGELNTQLGDICLARKLLPEAVAHYQVALENCPEQFVANNNLAWLLATEPDPQIRNPDEALRLAQKAIELPGAKDKGALGTLAAALAAAGRMQDAVQAAEQALTVAREKGDPAAISQLQQQLQLHQAGQALVESVLSSP; this is encoded by the coding sequence ATGGTTTGGTACGAGGTGGATGTGGGTAAGAAGACAAATCGCTCGAACTCGACTCAGCCCAGCGTTTTGAGTTCCAAATTTGGCGAATCGCGACAATCAAGAAGCGATAGCGTGCCAAGTGCCAGCAGTTCGCCAAACGAGTTTCGAGCCACTTTCTGGTGGAGCCGCCCGTGGATACTGTGTGCGGTTCTAGCGGTGGGTACGCTGGCGGCCTATTGGCCAGCCACTCAGGCGGAATTCTTGCCGTTTGACGACCAAGAGTACATCTTTCGCAACCCCCAAGTCTTCGATGGTTTCAGCCGTGACTCCATCGTGTGGGCGTTTACGAAAGTGCACATTTCCAATTGGCATCCGCTGACTTGGTTGAGCCACATGTTGGACTCGGAGATGTTCGGGGTCCAGCCCGGCGGGCATCATGCGATGTCCATTCTATGGCACGTTGCCAACGTCATGCTGCTGTTCATAGTGCTGACTAAGTTGACTGACAAAGCCTTACCCAGTTTTGCCGTGGCCGCCTTGTTCGCGGTTCATCCCACGCACGTCGAGGCGGTAGCCTGGGTAGCGCAGCGCAAGACGCTGATCAGCACGTTTTTTATTCTGCTGTCCATCTGGACCTATTTCAATTACGTACGTCACAAATCGTGGCGATGGTACGCAGCGAGCCTGCTACTCTTTGCCTTATCGCTACTGTCCAAACAGACCTTCGTGACCATGCCGGGGCTGCTGGTTCTGTTGGACTTTTGGCCGATTCGTCGCGGGCTGGACAACGCTGGTGCCCAGCATAGTTCACTCATCAAGATGATTCAGGACGCGCTACGATTTCTGCCCGATAAATTGCCGTTTGCAGCATTGGGTGTGGCGGCTGCGCTAGTTACTGTGCTGGCCCAGACAGATGCCATCCAGTCGCTAGAAAGCTTGCCGGTGCCCTTGAGGCTGAGCAACGTGTGCGTGGCCTACGTCAGGTATTTGGCGGGAATCTTTTGGCCGGCCAAGTTGTCGATCTATTACACGTTCCACGCCGAGGATCTGACTACGGTCCGCATCGCAGGGGCAGTGTTGCTGATCCTGATACTCAGTGGCGGCGCATTGTGGCTGCGAAACCGACTTCCCCAACTTGTAACGGGCTGGTTCTGGTTCTTGGTATCCATGCTGCCGGTCATCGGGATCATTCATGTCGGCTCGCAGTCCATGGCTGACCGCTATCTGTACAACGCTTCTTTAGGCATTTTCCTGGCAGTTGTGTGGATGGTGGCCGATTGGCTGGCAAAGATTGAGCGGCATCGACCGTTGTGGATCCGCAGCACGATGTGCGTGGCCATGGCTGGAATCATGGCCTTGGCCGTGTTGACCTATCAGCGCACCAGGCAGTGGCGTACTGTGGAAGGCACGTTCGGCGAGGCCATCCAGCATGACCCAACCAATTGGTTAGCTCACTGTTTACTGGCCGAATGGGCCATCGAGAAGCGCGAATTCGAAAAGGCCATTCCGCACGCGCAGCAGGCCCTTGACGAGTTGGAACTGCCGCGCTTTTACGTGATGTACTCGGTAGCCAGTCGCGAACTGGACGATCGCCCGGGGGCGATTGAAAAACTGCAGCGCGCACTGGAATTGGAACCCGACGATGCGCTTGCCAGCAGCCTGCTGGCGGTAAATTTTCTGGAGCTGGAGCGCAATGATGAAGCCGAAGCCATGCGGATCCTGGCCGAAGAAAAGATCCAGCTGCCAGCCAATCAGGCGCATCCGCGAATTCCTGCGCTGGCCCTGCGCAATTGCGGGAACGTTTTACTGCAGTTCAATCGTCCGGCAGAGGCGATGGAGCGTTTTCTGGCGGCTCTCAAGTGGGATCCTCGCGAGCCGCTGCTGATTCATGACCTGGCGCGAACCGAGCTACGGCTCGACCGAGTGCAGCCTGCAATTGATCGGCTTACGGAATACCTTCACCGCGAACCCAAGGACGCCGCTGCCCGGGCACTGCTGGCCACGGCCTACAAACAGGCCGGCGATCGGGGGCGAGCTGAAGAGCTACTGCGTGAGGCGTTGCAACTGGATCCCGAGGACACTTTCGCGACGTTGCAGTTGACCGACATGCTGGTGCAAGCTGGCAAGATCGAACAGGCCGATAAAATGTTGCGTGAGACCTTGGATAAGCAACTCCGCCGGCCAATATCCCGCGATTCCAAACATTGGATTGGCGAGTTGAATACGCAACTTGGCGACATTTGCCTGGCGCGAAAATTACTGCCCGAAGCGGTCGCTCATTACCAAGTCGCCTTGGAGAATTGTCCAGAGCAGTTTGTGGCTAACAACAATTTGGCGTGGCTACTGGCGACTGAGCCCGATCCGCAAATTCGTAATCCGGACGAAGCCTTACGATTGGCTCAGAAGGCGATCGAATTGCCAGGCGCTAAAGACAAAGGAGCCTTGGGGACATTGGCGGCTGCACTGGCCGCTGCAGGCCGCATGCAGGATGCGGTGCAGGCCGCCGAACAGGCACTGACGGTGGCTCGAGAAAAGGGCGATCCCGCCGCGATCAGCCAGCTCCAGCAGCAGTTGCAGTTGCACCAAGCTGGCCAAGCGCTGGTCGAATCGGTACTATCTAGTCCGTGA